A region of the Portunus trituberculatus isolate SZX2019 chromosome 21, ASM1759143v1, whole genome shotgun sequence genome:
cttccgtttaacaaaaaaatattttttttaataaaagtgttgattagaaaccatagttcttattttgactaaaaattggcgctagacgaaaacgatgcgttccgtctgactcaagacgacggaaaaagttgacggaagagtaaaaagacgacggaaatcgcctgagacgacggaaaaagtgctagtgtgacgccgcctttagtgTACAcagtgtgttggtggaggtgagggtgaACAGCGACAGTGACACTCATGCAAAAAACACACTCCTGAGTTGTATGGCACTGTAGGTACATTCAAAAGCCACAAATGACACACACATCAGGGTCAGTTCATGCAAATAATGTCAGGAATCATAGAACACGGCAAAGTTACCTCTTATCCaaaaaaaatatgtcaaaagtctGTCATTTGGTTTAAGAATTGCATAGTGTGTTGTACGGTGACAGTTgtgcttttaaccctttcaatactgagacacatttttaccttgagatttgtaagcaattagaccattatatagacattaggaagagtatatggaggtcagaagattaatggccacagtcttctctattttaatcccctaaataagtttttgaagctgtataaaatcactagacagtaagcagaatgaatacggaaacgcgtcatggtactcaaggggttaaatatatattgaaacaaacaaacaaacacacacacacacacacacacacacacacacacacacacacacaatctagaAAGGCCAGGAGATTTTAGTATGTCCTACACAGCGTGACAAATGTGTAAACCTGTGTAGTCTATTCACCTATTGCACCAAGGATGTAGCTATTACGCCAGATGTAAGCTGTacgtaaatcacacacacacacacacacacacacacacacacacacacacacacacacacacacacacacacacacacaccagacctAAGCTGCACGTGTCCCATTTCGTTGGCCCATTCAGAGTCTCTAGGTTGTTGTTTGTCCCGAGAATATCTTAACGAAGTCTTTCCACGAGAAGACGCTCGCCAGTACTAGTTCCCAAAATCCTGTACCGATGCTCGACAGGAAAGCAGCTTTGtacacttatcttttttttattcctttttttccttctttctctttttttcctcctcctcctcctcttcctcctccttctttcctcctcttccctcttctttcctcctcctctttttctcctcttttcctcttttttctcctcatccatATCCTTCTTTCACACATCCTTTTGTTATTagtctatcttccttttctttctcctagtattcctcctcctcttcctgctcctcttctcctcctccttttcttctcttctcctcctctttctccccttgcatatccttttttcatatccttttgctattaatttatcttcctttctttctccttgcattactcctactcctcttcctcctcctcctcctcctcctcctcctcctcctcatcatcatcatcatcatcatcatcatcatcatcatcatcatcatcatcatcattatcatcatcattattatcatctatcTCTGCTAACGGTATACATTAAGCCGCTTTCCTTCCTCGGTCTGTGTAAGCTTCTATGGTCAGTGGCGCCCTCAGTTCTCTTCTTCCAATgacaatgaaagagaaaagagcatcgaaattaaatgaaagacaCACTATTCTTGGTGTACTATGGGAGACCTATTACTGGTTTAATGAGAATATTATCGTGATagctttgttgtgtgtgtgtgtgtgtgtgtgtgtgtgtgtgtgtgtgtgtgtgtgtgtgtgtgtgtgtgtgtgtgtgtgtgtgtgtgtgtgtgtgtgtgtgtgtgtccagatgTCCAACTCACCGGTATGGGacgaggtgagagagggaaggcggGGTCTTTTGCATAATAGCACTGTCTTATACGCTTGTCGGTACTGGCGGTTCATGATGACATAAATGACAGGATTGATGCAGGACGATACGTAGATAAGCACGTAGCCCAGGACGTGCAGACCTGAGGGAAGGCAAACAGTGTAAGGCATCGCATCTCCACCACCGTAACTCACTACAACACGTGAACAAAATTTAATATAAAGAAGCCACTAATGCCTGTCACTACGCCCATGtcacttccttatctctcccctccttcccagtCAAAGCCACGCTCCACCCCACGCCCCGCCTGTCActgaacaaaaaaacataagaaaagagggaaactgcaagatgtcaggcctacacgtctCAGTATGAACAAAGCTGCCTaaatccatctatcatccccatacataaatctatctaatcttttaaagctccctattgaatCAGggctaacaacaacaccactgtgtcagttccactcatcaaccactctgtcaGAGAactagtttcttcccatttatcTCTTATAGACCAGAACTTTTGAAGATTAAGCCCCATTATTTTTGGTTCTATCTCTGTTACTGATCCTAAAAActtcattcatgtcccctttgatGTAAaccctataccacttaaatacttttaTCAGGCCTCCCTCTTAACTTACtataaggaatgcaaattaagtTTCTTCAATTtcgcttcatagggaatatccatCATCCCTTGCACCTTTTtagacatcctcctttgcactaaTTCTGATAGgtctatatccttcctataatgtggggaccagagcTGTACCGCATAATCTACATGTGTCATGACTATTTTATGCATTTTCGGTAGTGATGTTTTAtcaacaaggaaacaaacaaggtGGTGAGAACACGTGCCTGGGTAGTCCACTGTCTTGTCCAGGTTCTTGACGAGTGTGATGGGCAGGTACGTGATGAGGAACGcgatgaagataatgaggacCATCTTGGTTATCCGCCACTCATTCCTCCGccgcctcacctctctctccatctgtgtGTGGCATGATCATCAAGGTGACTggtaacaaggaaggaaggaaagaagaaatatgcaGATATTACTcagtttgcctctctctctctctctctctctctctctctctctctctctctctctctctctctctctctctctctctctgagccaccCACCTTGCCCGCCATGCGTGGTTGGGGCTGCAGGGAGGGGCCGTGGTGGGCGCCGTTCACGCTGCGGGAGCTGTGTTGCCGCATACGCTTTTCAGACCTGGAGCAGAGTAATGGTAACAATGACGGTAGTCAGTATTGTGAGTGATGGCTATACAATCATAACATTGATGATggtcattactatcattattattattattactgatgatgatgatggtgtcatttatgttgtttttgttgtcgttcaTTCTTTTGCCCATTTAGATTTTGATACAGAGTATTTTTTGGATACAAGCTTTATTACCGTCCCGCCAGGAGAGCAAATCACACTTTCCCGTCTCCCACAGTACACTGTATCTGTTCAGTGCATGGTGAACAGGAGTCACCTAGCGTGAAGGAAGATATATCCGACACTCCTTCCTTGACTGGCGTGGGTCTCTGGTTTAGGATGTTTCTGTTGTAAGGTCAGCGTGCAAGCCGCCACAACGTCCCTAAGGATGCCACTTAAACAAAACAGTTACTTGGATGCGTACTTATGGATGACGTAAAAGATGAGGGAgtagcagatgatgatgatgattgctgGCACGCAGAACCCGAGACCAAACAGCACCTGCTTCGGCGACTTGTTCTCCTCGTCGATGATGGAGCACGTCTGCAGGCGCGGGTCGAAGCCGAACCTCCCTATAGGATGGCACAGGGAACCGTCAGAGCATTGCAAACACTCTTCATCCCTCGTAATGATGGTTACACTCACTCCCGACATTACTGCCATAAACTCAATACACACTAATGTCTTGTCTGGTCATGTCAATATTTAGTTAAGGATGCAAtaacacatatgcacacactgacacacacacacacacacacacacacacacacacacacacacacacacacacacacacacacacacactcgcacacacacacacacacacacacacactaacacacatacacacacacacacacacacacacacacacaccccacttGCTGAGCAATGTTGGCAGCAGCATGACGAAGGCGAACACCCAGCAGAAGGCGATCATGAGAGCGATCCATCCCTTGCGGTACACCAACTTGTACACGCTGAAGTGAGCGATCATGATGTACCTGGAAACGGTGCAGGAACTTGTGCTAGATCAAGGTCTTAAAAACCAACAATGTAAACAGAAATCAtgtgaagataaataaataaataaatagataaataaacaaataatcaaaTGCGAAATAAAGATGTAAACAGAAAAATTCAATGTACTTTAATACAGAAATGGATATTCAGTCGTAGTCGCGTCATTTCAAATTTCCAAGGGGAGGATATGAAACTTTCAGCGTCCTGTCTGAACAACAACACTAGAAAAACAATGGAAACGTTCTTGTACTATTTCCAAGACCATGATTACTCTCTGCTTGTTTCTTTGTTAATTTCTGGCAAGGACATTTTCTGTTATCATTTCATTCTATCACACAGAGACAGTTTTGTGCAGCTATTACTTTATATTTATGCTTAGTGAAATGTGTCTTGAGGGTGTTAATGAGTTCACTTCTAAACGCAATGTTGTGTgtacgtttcagaatatgggatATAAATAGCTACAGgatatataaacaagaaaagacacTGAAAGACACTACAACACTGTGCACTCACTCAAACGTTATAATCCTTAAATTCCAAAAACTCTCATAtatgtgttattcaccacggtcgtctactggtcgcccagccagcctttcccctacggaaagagctcagagctcgtagtgaccgatcttcgagtagaactgagaccacaccacactccacacaccgggaaagcgaggccacaacccctcgagttacatcccgtacctatttactgctaggtgaacaaggactACACATtcagagacttgcccatttgcctcgcctcttcccgggactcgaacccgggccctctctgttgtgagtcgagcgtgctaaccactgcactatttccgatcttcggataggcctgagaccaggcacaccacacaccgggacaacaaggtcacaactcctcgatttacatcccgtatctactcactgctaggtgaataggggctacacgtgaaaggagacacacccaaatatatccacccggccggagaatcgaaccccggtcctctggcttgtgaagccagcgctctaaccactgagctaccgggcgtgtgtgtgtgtgtgtgtgtgtgtgtgtgtgtgtgtgtgtgtgtgtgtgtgtgtgtgtgtgtgtgtgtgtgtgtgtgtgtgtgtgtgtgtgtgtgtgtgtgtgtgtgtatgtgtgtgtttgcgtgtgtgtgtgtgtgtgtttgtgtgtgtaagactcACCGATTTATGGTGATCATGGCGATGGAGAGCAGAGACACCGCCACATTCCAGTACctgcagggaaggagagagagagagagagacaagtgacAAGTGACAAGTGGTAAGAGACAGTGTGGTGTGTACTGAAGGCGTCTCCAATGGCTAGTCCTTGGTAATGATACTCTGGTCATCTCACCTGAGGAGTGGGAAGAGCGTACAGATCCATCCCTCGCCCCAGATCCACTTCCCAGCAAGGAATCGTGACACCTCCCACGGCAGCACCAGTATGCAGAAGAGGAAGTCAGCCACACATAGACTGCACGGGAACAGGAGAAGGGTGGATggtaaaaagaagacaaatatatCATCAaatcaatcaaccaatcaattaatcaatcaatcagttagtcaatcaaacAGTCATTCCACAAAAAGCTCGCACACCATCCTACTAGTTTGGCTAAGGATAACTAATAGATcactgtgttttttgttttgcgaGAAGTTAATGTGTAAATTGTGTGTTGCTGGAGCTGCTCGTCTGGGTGGACCTtcgcctccctctttccctccttgtcCTTAGCTCGCTATTATTACATATTACTACATATGTAGAGATAATGAGCGGCATGTAGTGCAACTGAAGCATTCAAAGCCTTACAAGAAACGATTAGCAAGTGACATTGAAATAATGAGTCGGATTGAAAatggcgatgagagagagagagagagagagagagagagagagagagagagagagagagcgattacTACTCACCTAATGATGAAGGCAGCCGTCACGTTCCTGACCCTGGGGCAGCGGAGAAGTGCCAAGATGGTGAGGAAGTTCCCTGTGAGGCCCAGGACCAGGTAGCCGATGAAGAGAACAGCTATGAAGGTCGCCACACCCGGGGACATCCTGGAACATTGCCATGGAACAAGATAAAGGaacgatctgtgtgtgtgtgtgttcatttttttatgttaaggcctaaagcgcctgtaggcacacttgaagagtgtgtggaagcgctattcagcttccgctcattagtggcgcaggcaattttatttatagtggtacccatattagggcccatatcagcACCCatgctcatcttgggtgtaaccacctagaacctgggtatcatggtgatatgtaggtaactttaaaccactcgacaaatggcaaaatgtttaaggctgtacttcgtgggattcgaacctacgcgtggacgtctgcccgatcccacgttcaccaccttatctactatgccaccgcctccctctgtgtgagtgtgtgtgtgtgtgtgtgtgtgtttctgtgtcaggATGCACTACTGACAAATTATCTTATGAATACGGATATAATGATGTGATAGAGCAGCGTTTCGCAACCTTTTCCAACAATAGCACCCCatgttgtcatgtctaagcagtccagcacccttaactaatatcttgttattagaagAATAAACGAAATTGAAGCGTGTGCATAATTTTCCAGCACCCcctataattgatttcagcaGCCCCAGGGGATACTAGCACCACAGGTTGGGAAACTCTGTGATAGAGTAACACATAAACTTACGTAGAGAAGAAGCATCAAGTAAGGCAAACATATTATAGTGTTGAAGCTTCACGCCACGCCTGGGGAACAAATAACACAGAGCAAGCAACACTGACCTTGGTGAGGAAGCGTTACGCACAACAGAGCCACATGCCAGCGGGCGACTGTGTCAGTGCCTGTTAGTGTCAATGATTACTTTGTCAACAAGGAGtggcaggtgagtgtgtgttgccttaCCCCTGACAATGACCTTACCACCTAAGTGTTACgaaaccagaaagagagagagagagagagagagagagagagagagagagagaggggagtgtcgGTAGATCTTAGCACATTTCCTGAAGCATCTTTTCAGCGAAGTTTAGTTTAAGAGTAAGTCTTCACTGATctcgcatttcttttttttttttttatttagaccaTGAGAAGAAAACCATACAGAAAACAGGACaataagaaaatgacaatataaaaagcaaaaaaacgaGAATAGCAAAGAATTGAGACATGTGAGACATGAGACAAAGGAGGACTAAACAAACTGAGTCACAAGTTCGCtgtgtccttccttcatcaatgtgaccaaagagagagagagagagagggagggaaagagagagagagtccggcGGCCGAGTCGTCGTGACAGACGggtaacacaacaacaacaacaactacaactacaacaacaacaacaacaacgcgaCACTCAGGCAAACAAAGATCATACCAAAACAATCAAGGACCTcgcgtgtgcacacacacacacacacacacacacacacacacacacacacacacacacacacacacacacacacacacacacacacacacacacacacacacacacacacacacacacacacacacacacacacacacacacacacacacacacacacacacacacacacacacacacttattcaatAAGCATTAATTTTATACGCGTTTATACAATAAACTCTTattagaataaacacacacacacacacacacacacacacacacacacacacacacacacacacacacacacacacacacacacacacaaacgctcgCAAGCATATGAttatacacgcacacaaacgcgcaagcatatcatatatatatatatatatatatatatatatatatatatatatatatatatatatatatatatatatatatatatatatatatatatatatatatatatatatatatatatatatatatatatatatatatatatatatatatatatatatatatatatatatatatatatatatatatatatatatatatatatatatatatatatatatatatatatatatatatatatatatatatatatatatatatatatatatatatatatatatatatatatatatatatatatatatatatatatatatatatatatatatatatatatatatatatatatatatatatatatatatatatatatatatatatatatatatatatatatatatatatatatatatatatatatatatatatatatatatatatatatatatatatatatatatatatatatatatatatatatatatatatatatatatatatatatatatatatatatatatatatatatatatatatatatatatatatatatatatatatatatatatatatatatatatatatatatatatatatatatatatatatatatatatatatatatatatatatatatatatatatatatatatatatatatatatatatatatatatatatatatatatatatatatatatatatatatatatatatatatatatatatatatatatatatatatatatatatatatatatatatatatatatctcagtgTAGCCAGAAAGTAAATTCTCTTTACGGCAGACGAGGTTAAATGCAAAAGCAACCTCTACATTGTCTATTTtctggttagttttttttcaatttgtctAACTAACTTTCTTTTCTCAACTGGTAGTGCTGAGGTTGCTCTTGCATTTAACCTCGTCTGCCGTAaagagaatctctctctctctctctctctctctctctctctctctctctctctctctctctctctctctctctctctatatatatatatatatatatatatatatatatatatatatatatatatatatatatatatatatatatatatacacacacacacacacacacacacacacacacacatacaaacaggtGGATCGATGGGTAAGTTGGTAGTCAAGTCAAATATTACTAGCGAATTGAAAACGTCTCTCAGATGGGACGTGTCAATAATGCGTCTGTACTGTACGCACATGTAGCCACGTAGACCGCAACgacaaagcaaacaaacaaacaaacaaacaaacaatacggagcacacctggacacacagttacacacacacacacacacacacacacagtggcagCAAACAAGGCAACGCGACAACAGCATGAACACATTCGCGTCAATCGTTCGTCTTGCACAACCACCCATCCTGTGTATCACCTCGTCACCCACTTCGCTATCTCGGACGCCCCTGTATCCTGCAGCTCCTCGTCCGCCGCCTCCTGCCAGCTCACGTTGTGCACTTGCGGAAAGCCTTGCAGCTCCGCCGACTACACGATCATGgtgcccctctccctctctctctctctctctctctctctctctctctctctctctctctctctctctctctctctatctatctatctatctatctatctatctctatctctctatctctctatctctctctctctctctctctctctctctctctctctctctctctctctctctctctctctctctctctctctctctctctctctctctctctctctctctcttgacaggCACGATGGCTGAAATTTGGCATCGGGGGACGAAAACCACTATCGGGGCATCAATCGTGCGTGATCGGGGTGTTTCGGGGGTCATCGGGCAACAGACGGCGCATGCGGGCGTTGCGGGGGATGTCCGGGCATCGGGGCAAAATTTTGAACCTGTTCAAAATTTTCAGCCGACTGGCCGACAAATGTCAAACAGCGTAGCTATCGTGGAATATCGGAGCGAAAT
Encoded here:
- the LOC123506884 gene encoding G-protein coupled receptor moody-like isoform X2; translated protein: MSPGVATFIAVLFIGYLVLGLTGNFLTILALLRCPRVRNVTAAFIISLCVADFLFCILVLPWEVSRFLAGKWIWGEGWICTLFPLLRYWNVAVSLLSIAMITINRYIMIAHFSVYKLVYRKGWIALMIAFCWVFAFVMLLPTLLSKWGRFGFDPRLQTCSIIDEENKSPKQVLFGLGFCVPAIIIIICYSLIFYVIHKSEKRMRQHSSRSVNGAHHGPSLQPQPRMAGKMEREVRRRRNEWRITKMVLIIFIAFLITYLPITLVKNLDKTVDYPGLHVLGYVLIYVSSCINPVIYVIMNRQYRQAYKTVLLCKRPRLPSLTSSHTERGKARGKAVVEELNDKTMMSQVSFSDAAVMPECHELPEVFVDK